A single Bufo bufo chromosome 6, aBufBuf1.1, whole genome shotgun sequence DNA region contains:
- the LOC121003441 gene encoding uncharacterized protein LOC121003441 isoform X1 — protein sequence MNRCMEPELRHEESDSTLNHVPIHRSQDAAGQTVQTPRCLSSTILHKAEEDLSCRKRQRTLNGPLFSPTIPRHQNATFQDIKKTNEHDRSVSNRDPSCLQGPGGHYWTARSGSRVTALYSELVRELEAQIAELHQILTSRDEAAKVQEWRIQELEKENQELRRHVQTLEEQNDALSRRGICAIKEGERLIGPNGQSVVVSDCNISFLKNLAGFPEKNSELQTSPPQTLSTPLPTSESRLPSTESMPSPIPPPTPELVHPNAPSEVPTTPTDGMLRVSGVTSGFQYWMKMDDAGESTIPESCVMWEEPLQETLPDGTPAWASAIESNGRPKLELVPASGVYITYQQLEDLSLIPPDKPKLMTRRLLDYFFSRETLARSSATGQRIAHNNTTMEKPLRLPDTVVTAIKAYVTRACGRGCNFNAVINSKCGTSRRAVKKMSIRIDWTEGGAKHCPRPTSKSAAHRLQSPNEKTVAGKKAAETLITENVPQNS from the exons ATGAACCGTTGCATGGAACCTGAACTCAGGCATGAAGAGTCAGACAGCACGCTCAACCATGTGCCCATACACCGCTCTCAGGATGCAGCTGGTCAAACGGTACAGACACCCAG ATGTTTGTCTTCAACGATTTTGCATAAAGCTGAAGAAGACTTGTCGTGCAGAAAACGTCAGAGAACCTTGAATGGACCGCTGTTCTCGCCCACAATTCCTCGACACCAAAATGCCACTTTCCAAGACATTAAAAAAACGAATGAGCACGATAGAAGTGTTTCAAACAGAGACCCGAGTTGTCTCCAAGGTCCTGGAGGACATTACTGGACTGCTCGGTCAGGAAGCCGGGTAACTGCACTTTATTCAGAGTTAGTTCGGGAGCTGGAGGCACAGATTGCGGAACTGCATCAAATCTTGACATCGCGAGATGAAGCGGCTAAAGTACAGGAATGGAGGATTCAGGAACTGGAAAAAGAAAACCAAGAATTAAGAAGGCATGTCCAGACTTTGGAGGAGCAGAACGATGCTTTGTCTCGTAGAGGAATATGTGCAATAAAAGAAGGCGAACGACTCATTGGACCAAATGGTCAGTCTGTGG TGGTCAGCGATTGCAATATCTCTTTCTTGAAGAACCTGGCAGGATTTCCGGAGAAAAATTCAGAATTGCAG ACCTCCCCGCCTCAAACCTTATCTACACCCCTTCCAACTAGTGAAAGCAGGCTCCCCTCAACAGAAAGCATGCCATCTCCTATCCCACCACCCACACCCGAGCTTGTCCATCCAAATGCACCAAGTGAAGTGCCCACCACTCCTACAGATGGCATGCTACGAGTCAGCGGGGTGACAAGTGGCTTCCAATACTGGATGAAGATGGATGATGCTGGAGAGAGCACGATTCCTGAATCTTGTGTGATGTGGGAGGAACCTCTACAGGAAACGCTGCCAGATGGCACTCCAGCATGGGCTTCTGCTATAGAG AGTAATGGACGTCCTAAACTGGAGTTGGTGCCAGCATCTGGGGTGTACATCACTTACCAGCAGCTGGAGGACCTATCTCTTATTCCACCAGATAAACCCAAACTAATGACCCGGCGTCTACTGGATTACTTCTTCTCTAGGGAGACCCTGGCACGATCTTCAGCCACAGGACAGCGGATTGCGCATAATAATACCACCATGGAGAAACCCCTACGTCTCCCTGATACAGTGGTAACTGCCATCAAAG CCTATGTGACAAGAGCTTGTGGCCGTGGCTGTAACTTCAATGCAGTTATAAACAGTAAGTGCGGAACATCCCGAAGGGCCGTGAAGAAGATGTCCATACGCATTGACTGGACAGAGGGAGGCGCTAAACACTGCCCCAGACCTACATCCAAATCAGCAGCTCACAGGCTACAGTCTCCGAATGAAAAGACAGTCGCCGGAAAAAAGGCCGCAGAGACACTAATCACAGAGAATGTGCCGCAGAACAGTTGA
- the LOC121003441 gene encoding uncharacterized protein LOC121003441 isoform X2, translated as MNRCMEPELRHEESDSTLNHVPIHRSQDAAGQTVQTPRCLSSTILHKAEEDLSCRKRQRTLNGPLFSPTIPRHQNATFQDIKKTNEHDRSVSNRDPSCLQGPGGHYWTARSGSRVTALYSELVRELEAQIAELHQILTSRDEAAKVQEWRIQELEKENQELRRHVQTLEEQNDALSRRGICAIKEGERLIGPNVVSDCNISFLKNLAGFPEKNSELQTSPPQTLSTPLPTSESRLPSTESMPSPIPPPTPELVHPNAPSEVPTTPTDGMLRVSGVTSGFQYWMKMDDAGESTIPESCVMWEEPLQETLPDGTPAWASAIESNGRPKLELVPASGVYITYQQLEDLSLIPPDKPKLMTRRLLDYFFSRETLARSSATGQRIAHNNTTMEKPLRLPDTVVTAIKAYVTRACGRGCNFNAVINSKCGTSRRAVKKMSIRIDWTEGGAKHCPRPTSKSAAHRLQSPNEKTVAGKKAAETLITENVPQNS; from the exons ATGAACCGTTGCATGGAACCTGAACTCAGGCATGAAGAGTCAGACAGCACGCTCAACCATGTGCCCATACACCGCTCTCAGGATGCAGCTGGTCAAACGGTACAGACACCCAG ATGTTTGTCTTCAACGATTTTGCATAAAGCTGAAGAAGACTTGTCGTGCAGAAAACGTCAGAGAACCTTGAATGGACCGCTGTTCTCGCCCACAATTCCTCGACACCAAAATGCCACTTTCCAAGACATTAAAAAAACGAATGAGCACGATAGAAGTGTTTCAAACAGAGACCCGAGTTGTCTCCAAGGTCCTGGAGGACATTACTGGACTGCTCGGTCAGGAAGCCGGGTAACTGCACTTTATTCAGAGTTAGTTCGGGAGCTGGAGGCACAGATTGCGGAACTGCATCAAATCTTGACATCGCGAGATGAAGCGGCTAAAGTACAGGAATGGAGGATTCAGGAACTGGAAAAAGAAAACCAAGAATTAAGAAGGCATGTCCAGACTTTGGAGGAGCAGAACGATGCTTTGTCTCGTAGAGGAATATGTGCAATAAAAGAAGGCGAACGACTCATTGGACCAAATG TGGTCAGCGATTGCAATATCTCTTTCTTGAAGAACCTGGCAGGATTTCCGGAGAAAAATTCAGAATTGCAG ACCTCCCCGCCTCAAACCTTATCTACACCCCTTCCAACTAGTGAAAGCAGGCTCCCCTCAACAGAAAGCATGCCATCTCCTATCCCACCACCCACACCCGAGCTTGTCCATCCAAATGCACCAAGTGAAGTGCCCACCACTCCTACAGATGGCATGCTACGAGTCAGCGGGGTGACAAGTGGCTTCCAATACTGGATGAAGATGGATGATGCTGGAGAGAGCACGATTCCTGAATCTTGTGTGATGTGGGAGGAACCTCTACAGGAAACGCTGCCAGATGGCACTCCAGCATGGGCTTCTGCTATAGAG AGTAATGGACGTCCTAAACTGGAGTTGGTGCCAGCATCTGGGGTGTACATCACTTACCAGCAGCTGGAGGACCTATCTCTTATTCCACCAGATAAACCCAAACTAATGACCCGGCGTCTACTGGATTACTTCTTCTCTAGGGAGACCCTGGCACGATCTTCAGCCACAGGACAGCGGATTGCGCATAATAATACCACCATGGAGAAACCCCTACGTCTCCCTGATACAGTGGTAACTGCCATCAAAG CCTATGTGACAAGAGCTTGTGGCCGTGGCTGTAACTTCAATGCAGTTATAAACAGTAAGTGCGGAACATCCCGAAGGGCCGTGAAGAAGATGTCCATACGCATTGACTGGACAGAGGGAGGCGCTAAACACTGCCCCAGACCTACATCCAAATCAGCAGCTCACAGGCTACAGTCTCCGAATGAAAAGACAGTCGCCGGAAAAAAGGCCGCAGAGACACTAATCACAGAGAATGTGCCGCAGAACAGTTGA